gttgagtcatcctcctcttagaaaagcaccaattagagagcacctctgtcattgttATGCTttacttttaactatgttgagtgtgactatgactggatcttcattgccttgaattataatgtttagtcagcccttggtctttgaaggtgctctgcatttatgttttgcgttctcagaaagagctagcgagataccatctattcgtactgcttcatgttgttttgattgaagtgttgacacttgaggcttattattatttgctcgctagttgattatgccattgatatgagtttaccgtgagacctagatgtcattttcttatgtggtttgattgtgatcttgatgaaattctggttatgagttagacatagttgcaacaacaagatcaaatagagttcgttaatttttttcttttgtctctttcagtttgtcaactgaaattcttgaggacaagcaaggctttaagcttgggggagttgatacgtctccgtcgtatctacttttccaaactcttttgcccttgttttggactctaatttgcatgatttgaatggaactaacccggactgacgctgttttcagcagaattgccatggttttttttttgtgcagaaataaaagttctcggaatgtcctgaaaatttacggagattttttctgaaataaaagaaaaatatctgcgcaaagatccaccggaggggggtgcgagtgggccacaagcccacaggccgcggccaccccctatggtcgcgccgtgcaggcttgtggggcccacgtggcaccaccgcccccaatctcagctctatatcttccgtttcgcgtggaaaaaaatcgaagagaaggtttcatcgcgttttacgatacggaggcgccgccacatcatgttcttcatctggagggcacatctggagtccgttccgggctccggagaggggagatcgtcgccatcgtcatcatcaaccttcctccatcgacaattccatgatgctcttcatcgttcgtgagtaatgtcatcgtaggcttgctggacggtgatgagttggatgagatctatcatgtaatcgagttagttcttgacggggattgatccctagtatccactatgttctagattgatgttgctactacttggttacgcttaatgcttgtcactagggcccaagtgccatgatttcagatatgaacctattatgttgtcgtcaatatatgtgtgttttagatcctatcttgcaagttgtagtcacctactatgtgttatgacccggcaaccccggagtgacaatacccggaaccactcccggagatgaccatagtatgaggagttcatgtattcaccgcgtgttaatgcgttggtccagttctttattaagaggagaaccttaatatcccgtagttgccattaggaccctgctggcacgggagggatggacaatagatgtcatgcaagttcttttctctaagcacgtatgactacatgcggaatacatgcctacattagattgacgaacgggagctagttacatatatctccgtgttatagatgttacatgatgaatcacatccgtaatactcatccatcaccgatccactgcctacgagtcttttactactggtcctcgctacgttactttgtctaggcttgtcccttgctacaaaagggattgggccactttgctgctgctgctactgctgttccttgctgcttctctgttacttgttgcaagactttgttgaagTCGTAGCcaaggaagcattcttctcaagaataatcccccatcaacgtgctggcgccactgatacaacagttaggaatagtctgccgttaacagattgtttctggcaccattgctatcatactaccttgctactgatactttgcttgcagacattaatctttcaggtgtggttgaatctgtcacattcagctgctaatacttgagaatattctttcgcttcccgtcttggcgaatcaataaatgtgggttgaatactctaccctcgaaaactgttgcgatccgatacgcttgtgggacatcagggaTCTTCCACCGGCACCAGATCTAAGGGAGAAAAGAACAGTGGGTGGCAGCCATGGAAGAATCTAGACGCCAGATCCGATCCGTATTCGTCGGAATAGGACGAGAACTGTCACCCTAGGGGACGGAGCCAGATTTTTTCGTTTGGCAGCGAATTGCATTTCCTAAGTAAAATGTAGGAAAGAAGACTAAATTTCTCACATAACATACCAACAGGGGCGGCGTGTCACTGCGCGGGCATGCTAGTATATTCTGTGGGAAAAAGGGGTTTCTTGCTAGGAGAAGGAAAAATTTCACATATAAACGGAGTAGCTAGTTTTGTTGTTCTTGAGAATCAACACAATAGCACTACACAATATATGTACGTTTTTGGACAACTATTTCGTACACCGTACATTCATGAAAGGAACCACTCGTATCTCTAATGGGCCCAAGATATCACGTGATGAGCATGAACGAGTAATCATACAAGTGACAAAGCTGGCTGGTTGGTCGATCGGGTGGCTGGCGACCTGGCTGGTATGAGTTGGTTAAACGCGTAGTGTCCGCCTTCTTATCTTTTATTCCTAAATAGATGTCTCCCACTACATAATTTTCCTGCGATTTGGTGAAGCCAGGTCATCTGTTGATGTCATCAAAATATTTTTCGAAAGATATTTGTGTCTATGGCCTTGTGTCCCTCCAGATTCTCCATCCCAGGGCATGTAGTGGCGGTGCAGCCCTACCGTCTTCCCATTTACTAGGGGTTGGGAGCCACCTGTGGCGCCTCTTGAGAGGAAGCTGGGCGGTGCCACGCTGGCAAGCGCACATTCCACTTGCTTTCTTACTATTTCGTGTATAACACATGGACATAACATGCAACATATATAGATTCATTAATTTATGAGTATGTGTGATGAATTGAAGATATTCACCACATAAGTAGTACACTTTTCAATATATCCCACATTGTTGTAGTAAAGGATGTGCTTATAATCTGGATTATAGATTCATGTGTACTTGCAGAAAATAGGATAGGTGACATACCATCATACTAAGATAAATATAAATTGTTGTGTTTGATTATAAATTCAAATCTAAAGTAAATTCATGAGAATGGCCAGGAACAACCAATAGCCTAATGATGATCCCAGGGATAATCTCTATGCGAACAAAGCTATTATCCACCAAATTAGATAGCGAAAACCCTTGATATGGCACAAGCTAGAATAGATGGAAGCCAACATATAGATGAGACCATAATTTGAAGGTACTATCCCTAATTCTgggaaaatagcaaataaaagaGCAATACATGCTAAGAAGATACttacttagagcatctctagcagacaccGCCTTCGGCCAGCCTGCAAACCCGTGATGTGGGGCGTGAAAACGGTTTGCCGGTCCACTTCTGGTTGCGGCAAAACATACACCGCATTGCCGAACTGCAAAAcaaaatattctgttttgcagtTCGGCAATGCGGTGTCAGTTCTGCCGCAGCCAAAAGTGGACCTGCAGACCGCAAAAACAGAATTGCACAAATAAAAAGAAATTTCGACAATTAACACGAAAAGTTTGGAAATTCAACATAGTTCTCACATACAAATAGAAAATAATATAGTTTTAAGCATCCAAGCAACCGAATAGATCATTTTTGCATGAAAAGAACCACATTAAAGTGGCGAAACCATGATGAAGTACCatcaagcaccaccaccaccaccaccactgatGGCAGCCGTCCTCCTTCGCTCCAAGATCCCCTTTCTCATCAAATCATGCCACTCCAAGGTTATCTCATTCATCTCATTACAGTTCATGGtcatgatcttgttctcctcggCAATGAGCTTGGCAAGAGCTTTGGTTTCCTCGGCTTGGGCTCTTTTGTCCTCGATGGCCGGCTTCTGCAACTTGCTCTCCTTGATTTGGTGCCacttctcctctttctcttgAGACCTCTTCATTGCCAACTCTTTTTTTGCTTCAACAGTCATGATGACCATCAACTCATTTGACTTCACCATATGGTCTATCTTCTCTCTCAAACTTGATGCCTTCGAATCCTTCCTCATATTGTCCTTGGCCTTCTTGGTGCCATCTAGCCTACCCTTGTTcctctcttcttcatcatcatcctcatcatccaacAAGGTGAAGGCACCTTTCTTCAGCGGTGCTTCTTTGTCCCCCACCTTCCATTTCTCATTATTTTTAAGCATCACCCAACAATGTTCAAATGCAAAGGGCTTTCCCTTGTATGCCGGCATGTCTCTATACTTTGGTGctgcaattttctcctacaaccaaAGGAACTATGTCAAAGCACTATCATTTGCAAACAATATGATGGTTGCGGATAAAACACTCACCCAATTGacatcattggttccacttggagGAGCATTGTAGACTTGCTCCAAACATCCACACCACCGGCTAACCGCCGACTTGACCTTGGAGTGATCTATAGGTGCGTGATGTTTTGTCGACATTGTTTGGCATCAACCAGAAGAACTTGTCTTCTATCCTTTGCCAATACCTCTTCCCGGTTTGGTCGGTGCCGTGGATGGCATCGAGTGACACAGCCTCCCAAGCCCATATCAACACTTCATCCTCCAATTGGCTATAGCCCTTTTCCCTCTTGCTATACCCTGTCATGGATTGCGATGCCTCGAAGACCTCCCCTAAATCTTCTgcagctcctcctcttcctcttcttatttgccTCCATCGTGTACCCCGCCGTCCATGTCGTTATATCCATAGTACCCAAGCGGTGCATCCTCAATGTTCACcgcgttttcctcaaggatagccgCATACTCGGACCTAGAAAAGAGGTGGCGAATTCTTGAGCGAAAAACCCCAAcggcggcgaagaagaagacgcaATTTGGTCGGACGTACCTTTCGGGCATTCCATCGAACACCGGTGGGACGGCAGCGGTGGCAGGCATAGAACTCGTCGGGGCCTTGTTGGCCGCAGGCGCCCGCTTGCGTTTGAGCACGACCTTCTTCTTCGCTGCCTCCGACGCCTCAGTTTCACTAATATTGCCGGCGTCCCTATACCGAGCTGGAGGGCGATATTTAGGGCGACcgccccccttggtggcggcaaCGGTGGTGGCGGaaatgggcgcgcctccctgcacGATGATGTTGTTGAGGCGCTTGCCAGGAATGGCATTGGAGGAGGCTTTCGGCGCGGCCCGGAGATGGCCGGCGGGGAGATCCACCGCGGCTCCGCCCGCCATTGATTTGGTTACCTCTACTTCCACGGTGATGAGCGTGGGGTCGGGGGTGTCCATGGCCGTGCTGGAGGGCCGTCGGGAGCTCAACCGGAGTGGGGAGGTGAAGATCCTCGACGGCGGGGGAAGAGGAAAGGTGAACTACCGCGGTGAAATGTCCCTCTCGCCAAATCGATCTAGAATAGAGGTCGCCGCCGGGTTGACCGCACAAAACGCGATTTTGACAGTTCCGCGGGGGAAAATTGCCGCGCGCCTCAATTTTTTTTTGCAGGCCAATCACTTTTGTGGGATCTGGTCTGCGTGCGTTTTCGGCCCGAAACGGAAAAACGGCGGTTATTTTACAGTTTTCACAGAAATGcgggatctgctagagatgcttttaGTAT
This genomic stretch from Hordeum vulgare subsp. vulgare chromosome 6H, MorexV3_pseudomolecules_assembly, whole genome shotgun sequence harbors:
- the LOC123402661 gene encoding uncharacterized protein LOC123402661 isoform X3, with protein sequence MDTPDPTLITVEVEVTKSMAGGAAVDLPAGHLRAAPKASSNAIPGKRLNNIIVQGGAPISATTVAATKGGGRPKYRPPARYRDAGNISETEASEAAKKKVVLKRKRAPAANKAPTSSMPATAAVPPVFDGMPERSEYAAILEENAVNIEDAPLGYYGYNDMDGGVHDGGK
- the LOC123402661 gene encoding uncharacterized protein LOC123402661 isoform X1, with product MSTKHHAPIDHSKVKSAVSRWCGCLEQVYNAPPSGTNDVNWEKIAAPKYRDMPAYKGKPFAFEHCWVMLKNNEKWKVGDKEAPLKKGAFTLLDDEDDDEEERNKGRLDGTKKAKDNMRKDSKASSLREKIDHMVKSNELMVIMTVEAKKELAMKRSQEKEEKWHQIKESKLQKPAIEDKRAQAEETKALAKLIAEENKIMTMNCNEMNEITLEWHDLMRKGILERRRTAAISGGGGGGA
- the LOC123402661 gene encoding uncharacterized protein LOC123402661 isoform X2, with the translated sequence MPAYKGKPFAFEHCWVMLKNNEKWKVGDKEAPLKKGAFTLLDDEDDDEEERNKGRLDGTKKAKDNMRKDSKASSLREKIDHMVKSNELMVIMTVEAKKELAMKRSQEKEEKWHQIKESKLQKPAIEDKRAQAEETKALAKLIAEENKIMTMNCNEMNEITLEWHDLMRKGILERRRTAAISGGGGGGA